The DNA segment CAGTTGGGCGCTACCCGACAGAGCTTTGCATCGCAGCGTCCCAATACTCAGGCACAGATAGCTGCTACCCGCCAACAGTTAGCCAAAGCCATACAAGAACAGCACCGTTTTGAATCATTGGTTAAAGACGATGCCGCTAATCGCAAACAACTCGACGATGCGCTAAGTAATGTACGCGTGCTTCAGAGACAGTTGGAAGCGCAAGTATCAAGTCTAGGTAACAGTACGCAAAGCCTTAACAGCCAGATGAGTGCTACAGAGATACAGAAGTATCAAGTACTAGACCAATTGTCGAAGTGCCATATCACCACACCTATCACTGGTGTTGTATTAGACAAGTATGTAGAACAAGGCGAATTTGTCACCACAGGTAAGCCATTATTTAAAGTAGCAGATACCGATAATATGTTTTTGCGTGCCTATATTACATCCGCACAACTATCAATGGTCAAACTCGGACAACATGTTAAAGTGTACAGTGACTATGGAGATAACAAAGGCAGACAATATCAGGGAACTGTAACATGGATATCCTCACGCTCAGAGTTTACCCCTAAGACCATCCTTAATGAAGACGAACGTGCCGACCTTGTATATGCAGTGAAAATAGCAGTCAAGAATGATGGATATGTTAAAATAGGAATGTACGGTAGAGTAAAGTTAAACTGATGGAAAAGGAATATTCTGTTGTTGTAGATAATGTCTCCAAACATTATGGTGAAGTTTGCGCTCTTGACGATGTCTCGTTTAGTGTTGGCAAAGGCGAACTATTTGGACTTATCGGTCCTGATGGCGCCGGAAAGACCACGATGTTCCGCATTCTCACAACACTACTGATACCCGAAACAGGCAAAGCCACCGTCGATGGTTTTGACACGGTAAGTCAGATGAAAGACATTCGTCGCAGGGTAGGGTATATGCCGGGCAAGTTCTCCCTGTATCAAGATCTTACTGTATTAGAAAACCTCAAGTTCTTTGCCACACTATTTGGCACAACTATAGAAGAAGGTTACGACAGCATAAAAGATATATACAGTCAGATCGAACGTTTCAAAGACCGCAAGGCAGGAGCCCTCTCCGGAGGAATGAAACAGAAACTGGCATTATGCTGTTCACTTGTTCATTCGCCAAGTGTACTTTTCCTCGACGAACCCACAACCGGTGTAGATCCTGTATCCCGTAAAGAATTCTGGCAGATGCTCGACAGCCTTGAAGAGAGAGGCATCACCATTATAGCTTCAACTCCATATATAGACGAGATAAATCACTGTAATCGCATTGCCTTTCTGAACAACGGACAAATAAAAGGAATAGGCAAGCCTGATACTATACTAAATCAGTTCGCTGATATTTTTAACCCTCCGTCATTGCATCATCACATATCTGCTGAGCAGGAAAAGACAGAGAGCGGTACTCCTGATGATGTTATTGTTGTAGAGAATATGGTTAAGGCTTTCGGTACATTCCGTGCTGTTAATAATATATCATTCAGTGTACACAGGGGTGAAATATTCGGATTCCTTGGAGCCAACGGAGCAGGCAAGACAACCGCCATGCACATACTCTCAGGCCTAAACCAGCCCACTAGCGGCAAAGCCACTGTCGCAGGCTATGATGTATCTACAGAATACGAACAGATTAAGAAGCACATCGGTTATATGAGTCAGAAGTTCTCACTATACGAAGATATGACTGTAAAAGAGAATATCCGTCTTTTCGCCGGTATATATGGCATGGCAGACTCTGAGATTGCACGTAAGACAGATGAAGTTCTGCATACACTCAATTTCTCTGAACACAAGAATACGATGGTGCGCGACCTCCCTTTGGGTTGGAAACAGAAACTCGCGTTCTCTGTCAGCATATTCCATGAACCCGAAGTTGTCTTCCTCGATGAACCAACAGGCGGAGTAGACCCTGCCACCCGTCGACAGTTCTGGCAACTGATATACGATGCGGCCTCAAGAGGCATCACCGTATTTGTTACAACCCATTATATGGATGAGGCTGAATATTGCGACAGAATTTCCATAATGGTAGATGGCGAGATAAAAGCCCTTGCCTCGCCCGACGAACTTAAAGTTCAGTATGGCTGCAAGGATATGGATCAGGTGTTTACACTATTGGCTCGCAAAGCCACAAGAAACGATTAGAACAATGAAGACATTTATATCATTTATATTAAAAGAGTCACGTCACATATTGCGTGACAGTCGTACCATGATGATACTCTTCGGTATGCCTGTAGTAATGATGTTCCTGTTTGGCTTTGCCATCTCTACAGATGTCAAGAATGTACGTCTTGTAGCAGTGTCTTCATCTACAGACGACCTCACTCATAAGATAGTAGATCGTCTCGACGCATCCGAGTACTTCAATGTAACAGATGTGGTCAGTTCCTCAAAAGAGGCTGAACTACTTATGCGCAACCAAAAGGCAGACATGGCTATAGTTTTCTCGCCTAATTTTGCCAACCATCGCTATGACGGCAGCGCAGCAGTACAGTTGATAGCGGATGCTACCGACCCCAATACATCAATACAGCAGGTCACTTATGCCGCACAGATTATAATATCAAGTATGGGCGTAAATATTTCACCATCTAATATTAACACTAAATTGCTATATAACCCCCAGATGAAGAGCGCCTACAATTTTGTGCCCGGTATTATGGGCATGCTATTGTTGATAATTTGCGCCATGATGACATCTGTAAGTATTGTGCGCGAGAAAGAAAGAGGTACAATGGAAGTACTGCTTGTATCGCCTGTACGCCCTCTGATGATAATTGTGGCTAAAGCCATACCCTATTTGGTACTCTCAATAATAATTCTTACAAGTATTCTACTGATATCAAGATTTGTATTGGCCGTACCTGTAGCTGGCAGCCTTATTGCCATCTTTGCCGTGTCTCTGCTGTACATATTGCTGGCTCTCTCGCTAGGTCTATTGATCAGTGTGGCATCACAGACCCAACTCGCAGCCATGCTCATATCCGGTATGATATTGCTTATGCCCAGTATAATGCTTTCAGGTATGATATATCCGGTAGAGAGTATGCCACAGGCATTACAGTATGTAGCCGATATAGTACCCGCCCGATGGTATATATCAGCTATGCGAAAACTGATGATAATGGGAGTAAGCATAGACAAAGTAGGCAAAGAAGTAGCAGTCATGACAATAATGACGGTTCTGCTCCTTGTAGTGTCACTTAAGAAATTCAAAAAACGTTTAGAATAATATGACAATAAAATACCTCATACAGAAAGAATTCATCCAGATACGCCGCAACGCGTTTCTGCCCAAGATGATAATAATGTTCCCACTGATGATAATGTGCATACTGCCATGGGTAACCAATCTTGAAGTGCGAAACATCAATGTAAGGGTGGTAGATAATGATCACTCTGTTATATCCGGTAGACTTGTGCATCGTGTAGAAGCGTCTAACTATTTTGTATTCAAGGGCATTTCGTATTCGTATAGTGATGCCTTGAGTGAAGTGGAAAAAGGTAATACCGATATAATTCTTGAAATACCGTATCATTATGAGCGTAACCTCGTAAATGGCAAAAATCCACAGATACTTATTGCTGCCAATGCTGTTAATGGAACAAAAGGAGGCATGGGTGCATCATACATGGCAAATATAGTAAACGATAATATATCAGAAACTAATATATCCACATCAGCTAAAGTTCAGGCCGTAAAGCTGTATACCCTTAATCTTTATAATCCACACCAGAATTATAAAGTATATATGATACCGGCACTTATGGCCATCCTCATAGTCATGTTATGCGGTTTTATGCCGGCTCTTAATATCGTCGGTGAGAAAGAAAAAGGAACTATCGAACAGATAAATGTCACTCCCGTAAGCAAAGGCTCATTTATATTGGCAAAATTGATTCCATATTGGGTGATAGGAATGCTAGTGATGACAATATGCTTTATCCTGTCATGGGCTATATACGGTATAAGTCCCGCCGGAAATGTAGCACTCCTATATTGTCTTGCTATGCTTCTTGCACTGACGTTCAGCGGTATCGGACTTATTGTATCAAATTATAGCGACACAATGCAGCAGGCTATGTTCGTGATGTGGTTTATTATGGTTTGTGTACTCTTGCTAAGCGGACTGTTCACACCTGTACGCAGTATGCCCGACTGGGCTCGTGCCATAACTATCGTTGATCCTCTAAAATATTTTATAGACGGCATGCGTACAGTCTTTGTTCGTGGAGCCGGTATCTCAGGTATAGCCACACAA comes from the Xylanibacter oryzae DSM 17970 genome and includes:
- a CDS encoding HlyD family secretion protein, translated to MKTNCLIILAAALIMTACSDKENKFDATGTFEATEVTVSAQENGCLLSFNIDEGSKVSVGNQVGLIDTVQLQLKARQLGATRQSFASQRPNTQAQIAATRQQLAKAIQEQHRFESLVKDDAANRKQLDDALSNVRVLQRQLEAQVSSLGNSTQSLNSQMSATEIQKYQVLDQLSKCHITTPITGVVLDKYVEQGEFVTTGKPLFKVADTDNMFLRAYITSAQLSMVKLGQHVKVYSDYGDNKGRQYQGTVTWISSRSEFTPKTILNEDERADLVYAVKIAVKNDGYVKIGMYGRVKLN
- a CDS encoding ATP-binding cassette domain-containing protein, producing MEKEYSVVVDNVSKHYGEVCALDDVSFSVGKGELFGLIGPDGAGKTTMFRILTTLLIPETGKATVDGFDTVSQMKDIRRRVGYMPGKFSLYQDLTVLENLKFFATLFGTTIEEGYDSIKDIYSQIERFKDRKAGALSGGMKQKLALCCSLVHSPSVLFLDEPTTGVDPVSRKEFWQMLDSLEERGITIIASTPYIDEINHCNRIAFLNNGQIKGIGKPDTILNQFADIFNPPSLHHHISAEQEKTESGTPDDVIVVENMVKAFGTFRAVNNISFSVHRGEIFGFLGANGAGKTTAMHILSGLNQPTSGKATVAGYDVSTEYEQIKKHIGYMSQKFSLYEDMTVKENIRLFAGIYGMADSEIARKTDEVLHTLNFSEHKNTMVRDLPLGWKQKLAFSVSIFHEPEVVFLDEPTGGVDPATRRQFWQLIYDAASRGITVFVTTHYMDEAEYCDRISIMVDGEIKALASPDELKVQYGCKDMDQVFTLLARKATRND
- a CDS encoding ABC transporter permease; this translates as MTIKYLIQKEFIQIRRNAFLPKMIIMFPLMIMCILPWVTNLEVRNINVRVVDNDHSVISGRLVHRVEASNYFVFKGISYSYSDALSEVEKGNTDIILEIPYHYERNLVNGKNPQILIAANAVNGTKGGMGASYMANIVNDNISETNISTSAKVQAVKLYTLNLYNPHQNYKVYMIPALMAILIVMLCGFMPALNIVGEKEKGTIEQINVTPVSKGSFILAKLIPYWVIGMLVMTICFILSWAIYGISPAGNVALLYCLAMLLALTFSGIGLIVSNYSDTMQQAMFVMWFIMVCVLLLSGLFTPVRSMPDWARAITIVDPLKYFIDGMRTVFVRGAGISGIATQLYALTGFAAFINIWAVVSYKKNN
- a CDS encoding ABC transporter permease, whose product is MKTFISFILKESRHILRDSRTMMILFGMPVVMMFLFGFAISTDVKNVRLVAVSSSTDDLTHKIVDRLDASEYFNVTDVVSSSKEAELLMRNQKADMAIVFSPNFANHRYDGSAAVQLIADATDPNTSIQQVTYAAQIIISSMGVNISPSNINTKLLYNPQMKSAYNFVPGIMGMLLLIICAMMTSVSIVREKERGTMEVLLVSPVRPLMIIVAKAIPYLVLSIIILTSILLISRFVLAVPVAGSLIAIFAVSLLYILLALSLGLLISVASQTQLAAMLISGMILLMPSIMLSGMIYPVESMPQALQYVADIVPARWYISAMRKLMIMGVSIDKVGKEVAVMTIMTVLLLVVSLKKFKKRLE